The proteins below are encoded in one region of Ferruginibacter lapsinanis:
- a CDS encoding PorP/SprF family type IX secretion system membrane protein codes for MQIKSIVAVLLLSVCFTNTNAQQIFRISQYNQHNFLYNPAAAGASDAPSVGASYRKMWSGIDGGPQTTILFGDKYFAKKKVGVAVVLYDDKTGPTSRTGGQANLSYSINLENGRRLMFGLGGQVLQYKINKAELANSDYFDETDPLLSAPGTVTKGDASAGVYLKTPTFNFGFSVQQIVQSKLDFIKGTTTTQGRNYRHYNFTADYYARTDEDNVLIPNVLVRYLPNSPVDVEGGVRLEHKDLIWVGFNYHYKQSFAAFAGVKINHKLAIGYAYDVYNTPLSIFDDGGDAHEISLRYFF; via the coding sequence ATGCAAATCAAATCAATAGTTGCTGTGCTGCTTTTGAGTGTTTGTTTTACCAACACAAATGCACAACAGATATTCAGAATAAGCCAATACAATCAGCACAACTTTTTGTATAACCCTGCCGCTGCAGGTGCTAGTGATGCTCCCTCAGTAGGGGCATCATATAGAAAAATGTGGAGCGGTATTGATGGCGGACCTCAAACTACCATACTTTTCGGAGACAAATATTTTGCTAAGAAAAAAGTAGGTGTAGCTGTAGTATTGTATGATGATAAAACCGGACCAACCAGCCGTACCGGTGGTCAGGCAAATTTGTCTTACAGTATCAATCTTGAAAATGGAAGACGCTTAATGTTTGGATTAGGCGGACAGGTGTTGCAATACAAGATCAATAAAGCTGAATTAGCTAATTCAGACTATTTTGATGAAACAGATCCATTGTTATCTGCTCCGGGCACTGTAACAAAAGGTGATGCATCTGCCGGGGTTTATTTAAAGACACCTACTTTCAATTTTGGTTTTTCTGTACAACAAATCGTTCAATCTAAACTGGATTTCATAAAAGGAACTACCACCACTCAAGGTAGAAACTACAGACATTATAACTTCACTGCAGATTATTATGCAAGAACAGACGAAGACAATGTGCTTATTCCTAATGTATTGGTTAGATACCTGCCTAACTCTCCTGTTGATGTTGAAGGTGGTGTTAGATTAGAACATAAAGACCTGATCTGGGTTGGATTTAACTACCATTACAAACAAAGTTTTGCAGCTTTTGCAGGAGTTAAAATAAATCATAAACTAGCTATTGGTTATGCCTATGATGTATACAACACTCCATTGAGTATTTTCGATGATGGTGGCGATGCTCATGAAATTTCATTAAGGTATTTCTTTTAA
- a CDS encoding PKD domain-containing protein: MNKKILLIFSLLFSLNSFAQELTNYGTDFWTGYGFNTRMKDITSTSRSYMSIFLTAKKTTKARVSLQFPAPTFGFPAPCNCKEVTITGGSVVEVNNFPVGDLSDEYNEALLPDSRLYFTGITNRAIHIESLSSEPIAAYQYSYGTDVGGATMIFPTNTWGSTYNVSTVGGLTNAGLPNSFFFVIAKDDNTIVDITVKSGPGGGIIDSSNKTIFNGNPTPAANILRPNNTTFSVTLNKGQVYNAMGVLTKVGSLLNGIDLSGTTVKARDCDKKITVFAGNGRVALAADPACTAAASSDNLIQQMFPKTAWGTKYLTSPATATAKYNIFRINVSDPSTQVWLNNPAHTTPMTGLTNGYYEYRTDQPIMIESDKPVMVTQFMPSTIGGGCNEHGNIAPSESEMIIISPIQQALNNIAVFSPRKNRFATNATNYHFINVIIKKEGVATFKFDGLSTYGGNPITNLFKPHPQDANYYYAQFTNVAVGTIGLTHTLESSEGFNAIVYGVTQGESYGYNAGTAIKDLSAIITTNNPEGKVEGSPKTCKGNSAEFEVAIPYNQSLVTGITWESKSPNVTPNGVLIGSIVPVRTYTLNDQTYTVYKSPVKYLFSKVATDSIFVKITGTFSNECGVGFLPVTLPVEVNEDTVAFSFSNQSCGDKKITFTNLSTPAFGSTFTKWTWDFGDGTPVFDGQTPPLHDYPALNPYTVKLKTVNTYGCATTKDSIIDFSAGVKAKFIVSPKDTFCTGGAITVDPATSTSSGAAGAITKWIWNMGEGGEYTLTTPAIQSHTYNTAGKFAVTLQVETANGCKSTLFTDTMVVEATPVPAFQKGLITCLKDSLQFTDKSTITIGSINSWDWDFGDTKKSTLQNPKHAWAAPGKYEVTLSVKSAGGCPSTVVFKDSVTVLALPINLFDKNVDCTKKEVTFTDKSTTTAGTIVKRHWDFGDGQRDDNNLVSPLHPYSGTGPYTATLWVETSNGCQDSANKATVTFSIAASPVSSFSLPGNICLPNAVATFANTSTITDGTEAEFTNAWDFGDGSPAATSTGLASIQHTYTGAGPYTVKLVTTSKFGCTSTATPKIVNTIFTQPKASFTPPAEVCVNAKAALSSTGTAAGSAPDMWYWSFDGTDNYGTLSKKDTVAAWATDGTQTIKHYLVSKVGCVSDTVSKSITVNPLPVNLFDKDIDCSIKKVTFTDKSTAAVGTITKRHWVFGDGARDDGNNATVSHTYSGTGPYTATLWVESSKGCQDSANRASVTFTISATPASSFTLPVANICLPAGIATFTNTSTIADGTEAGFVNSWDFGDGTKKDTSFGLASIQHSYTGVGPYTVKLTTTSVNGCNNTATPKILNTIYAQPKATFTAAPAEACLNSNASFSSTGSAAASTAADWYWDLGTGSFGTLSKKDTVAAWSVPGDKTIRHYIVSAVGCISDTANKTVTVNSLPTASFTQVAVGCAGKEVAFTDGSATTTTGATITEWNWNFGDGNKLKQTTAAAVKHTYATGGSYPATLVIRDSKGCISDTFRLTVDVYPNPVPLFTVTDICLPTIQPIFTDASTITSGSVTDWSWNFGDGTPAVTGVASTPHNYIAGNIYKVTLTATSDKGCTTTGAAVDVTATSAPIASDSIINSANLCSSSPVTLIDQSVPNGFGTVSKIEIFWNGVSDATNKTVDNAPATGGTYTHKYPDLSADQNYEVVIRAYSASGCYKDSARTIALLASPSLTFNAIPGICEEKDTIQIDVPQDANNLPIRTAFFSGEGITDSAGSFFPALAGPGNHLITYTDTATNGCVSKASQSVFVYATPTIKMDATKAVMLGDKIKLNPTITGNIQTYLWDPATYLDADNIKAPISTPAADITYTLTVTSKDGCEADSSVAVKVLKDFGVPNTFTPNNDGINDNWVIEELPSFPIQKVQVFNRYGQIVYETKKYNPLGWDGTYKGKPLPFGTYYYIIELNGMVEPKVGYVTIIK; encoded by the coding sequence ATGAATAAGAAAATCTTACTGATTTTTTCCCTTTTATTTAGTCTTAATTCTTTTGCACAGGAACTAACCAACTATGGTACAGATTTCTGGACCGGTTATGGTTTTAATACCAGAATGAAAGACATCACCAGTACTAGCAGAAGTTATATGTCTATTTTTCTTACTGCAAAAAAAACAACCAAGGCAAGAGTAAGTTTACAATTCCCTGCTCCTACTTTTGGGTTTCCTGCTCCGTGTAATTGTAAAGAAGTAACCATAACCGGTGGTTCCGTGGTGGAAGTAAATAATTTTCCTGTAGGAGATTTAAGTGATGAATATAATGAGGCGTTACTACCCGATAGTAGATTATATTTTACAGGCATTACAAATAGGGCAATACATATTGAAAGTTTAAGTAGTGAACCAATAGCTGCCTATCAATACAGCTACGGCACAGACGTGGGTGGAGCTACAATGATATTTCCTACCAACACATGGGGATCTACTTACAATGTGTCTACTGTAGGAGGATTAACCAATGCAGGATTACCTAATTCTTTCTTTTTTGTCATTGCAAAAGACGATAATACTATTGTTGATATTACAGTAAAATCCGGTCCTGGTGGAGGTATTATCGATTCATCCAATAAAACCATATTTAATGGTAATCCTACTCCCGCAGCAAATATTTTACGGCCTAATAATACTACTTTCTCCGTCACCTTAAATAAGGGGCAAGTATACAATGCAATGGGAGTTTTAACCAAGGTTGGTTCATTATTGAATGGAATAGACCTTTCAGGTACTACAGTGAAGGCAAGAGATTGCGATAAAAAAATCACCGTGTTTGCAGGAAACGGAAGAGTCGCTTTAGCCGCAGACCCAGCCTGCACGGCCGCCGCATCTTCTGATAATTTAATACAGCAAATGTTTCCCAAAACAGCATGGGGGACAAAATATTTAACCAGCCCGGCAACTGCAACGGCTAAGTATAATATTTTCAGAATAAATGTTTCTGACCCCTCAACGCAAGTCTGGTTAAACAATCCGGCACATACTACTCCCATGACAGGTTTAACAAATGGTTATTATGAATACAGAACCGATCAGCCTATTATGATTGAAAGTGATAAGCCTGTAATGGTTACTCAATTTATGCCTAGTACAATTGGCGGAGGATGCAATGAACATGGCAATATTGCTCCTTCAGAATCAGAAATGATCATCATTAGTCCTATACAACAGGCACTAAACAATATTGCTGTTTTCTCTCCAAGAAAAAACAGATTCGCAACTAATGCTACCAACTATCATTTCATTAATGTAATTATCAAAAAAGAAGGGGTAGCGACTTTTAAATTTGACGGACTATCTACTTATGGCGGAAATCCAATCACCAACCTATTCAAACCGCATCCACAAGATGCAAATTATTATTATGCTCAGTTTACTAATGTAGCGGTTGGTACCATAGGGCTAACACATACATTGGAGTCTTCTGAAGGATTTAATGCCATCGTATATGGGGTAACTCAAGGCGAAAGCTATGGTTACAATGCAGGTACAGCTATAAAGGATCTGTCTGCGATTATAACCACCAATAATCCCGAAGGTAAGGTTGAAGGATCTCCAAAAACGTGTAAAGGAAACAGTGCTGAATTTGAAGTGGCCATCCCATATAATCAGTCATTGGTTACAGGTATTACCTGGGAATCAAAAAGCCCCAACGTTACCCCGAATGGAGTGTTGATAGGTAGTATTGTACCTGTAAGAACTTATACTTTAAATGACCAGACATATACTGTCTATAAATCACCAGTAAAATATTTGTTTTCAAAAGTTGCTACCGATTCAATTTTTGTAAAAATCACCGGCACTTTTTCAAATGAATGTGGGGTAGGCTTTTTACCTGTTACACTCCCCGTAGAAGTGAATGAAGATACCGTAGCCTTTAGTTTCAGTAATCAAAGTTGCGGAGACAAAAAAATTACATTTACTAATTTATCAACTCCTGCATTTGGTAGTACATTCACAAAATGGACATGGGATTTTGGTGATGGCACTCCTGTATTTGATGGACAAACTCCTCCCCTGCATGATTACCCTGCATTAAATCCTTACACAGTAAAATTAAAAACAGTTAATACTTACGGTTGCGCCACCACGAAGGACAGCATCATTGATTTTAGTGCAGGCGTTAAAGCTAAATTTATTGTATCTCCAAAAGATACATTTTGTACAGGCGGCGCCATAACTGTTGATCCTGCTACCAGTACCAGTAGTGGTGCAGCAGGTGCTATCACCAAGTGGATATGGAATATGGGTGAAGGTGGCGAATACACACTTACAACTCCTGCTATTCAATCGCATACTTACAATACTGCAGGAAAATTTGCAGTAACACTTCAGGTAGAAACTGCAAATGGTTGTAAGAGCACATTGTTTACTGATACTATGGTTGTTGAAGCCACTCCTGTACCGGCTTTCCAAAAAGGTTTGATCACTTGCCTGAAAGATAGTCTTCAGTTCACCGATAAAAGCACCATTACTATCGGAAGTATCAATAGTTGGGATTGGGATTTTGGCGATACTAAAAAAAGTACCCTGCAAAACCCTAAGCATGCCTGGGCCGCTCCCGGCAAATACGAAGTCACTCTCAGTGTAAAATCTGCAGGAGGTTGTCCTTCTACCGTTGTATTCAAGGATAGCGTAACAGTATTGGCATTACCAATCAATCTCTTCGATAAAAACGTGGATTGTACCAAAAAAGAAGTAACCTTTACTGATAAGTCAACCACTACTGCAGGTACTATTGTAAAACGACACTGGGATTTTGGTGATGGACAACGGGATGATAATAATCTGGTATCGCCACTACACCCATATTCCGGAACAGGACCATACACTGCTACCCTTTGGGTAGAAACATCCAACGGCTGCCAGGATTCTGCTAACAAAGCAACCGTTACTTTCAGTATCGCTGCTTCGCCGGTTTCAAGCTTTAGCTTACCGGGTAATATCTGTTTACCTAATGCCGTGGCTACTTTTGCCAACACCTCTACCATTACGGATGGTACGGAAGCTGAGTTTACCAATGCATGGGATTTTGGTGACGGCTCTCCTGCTGCTACCAGCACCGGACTGGCATCTATACAACATACCTATACAGGCGCAGGGCCATACACCGTTAAACTGGTTACCACCAGTAAATTCGGTTGTACCAGCACTGCCACACCTAAAATAGTCAATACCATCTTTACACAACCTAAAGCAAGCTTTACTCCTCCGGCAGAAGTTTGTGTGAACGCTAAAGCGGCACTCAGCAGTACAGGTACTGCTGCAGGAAGCGCTCCGGATATGTGGTACTGGAGTTTTGATGGTACGGATAACTATGGTACGCTTTCTAAAAAAGATACCGTAGCGGCATGGGCCACCGATGGTACCCAAACGATCAAACACTATCTTGTGTCTAAAGTAGGTTGTGTATCGGATACTGTTTCTAAATCGATCACGGTTAATCCATTACCGGTTAACCTGTTTGATAAAGACATTGATTGCAGTATCAAAAAAGTAACCTTTACTGATAAATCAACTGCTGCTGTAGGTACCATTACAAAACGCCACTGGGTGTTTGGAGATGGTGCCCGGGATGATGGCAATAATGCTACTGTATCGCATACTTACAGCGGCACAGGACCTTACACTGCCACACTTTGGGTAGAATCTTCTAAAGGTTGCCAGGATTCTGCTAACAGAGCAAGTGTAACATTCACCATCAGTGCTACGCCGGCTTCAAGCTTTACTTTGCCTGTTGCTAATATCTGTTTACCGGCTGGTATTGCTACTTTCACCAACACCTCTACCATCGCTGATGGTACAGAAGCAGGGTTTGTGAACAGCTGGGATTTTGGCGACGGTACTAAAAAAGATACCAGCTTCGGACTAGCGTCTATACAACACAGTTATACCGGGGTTGGGCCGTATACGGTTAAACTTACCACTACCAGTGTGAACGGTTGTAACAATACCGCTACCCCTAAAATATTGAATACCATTTATGCTCAGCCTAAAGCTACTTTCACCGCCGCTCCTGCAGAAGCCTGCCTGAACAGCAATGCTTCATTCAGCAGTACCGGTTCGGCAGCAGCCAGCACTGCAGCAGATTGGTATTGGGACCTCGGAACAGGCAGCTTTGGTACATTATCTAAAAAAGATACCGTAGCCGCATGGAGTGTGCCGGGTGATAAGACCATTCGTCATTATATCGTTTCTGCTGTAGGTTGTATCTCGGATACAGCTAACAAGACCGTTACCGTTAACAGTTTACCTACAGCTTCCTTTACCCAGGTGGCAGTAGGATGTGCCGGTAAAGAAGTGGCATTCACTGACGGGTCTGCCACCACTACCACCGGGGCCACCATTACTGAATGGAACTGGAACTTTGGCGACGGAAACAAATTAAAACAAACCACTGCTGCGGCTGTTAAACATACCTATGCAACAGGCGGAAGCTATCCGGCCACCCTGGTGATCAGAGACAGCAAAGGCTGTATCAGTGATACATTCAGATTAACCGTTGATGTCTATCCTAATCCTGTTCCTTTGTTTACAGTAACTGATATCTGTTTACCAACTATTCAACCAATATTTACTGATGCCAGCACTATTACCAGCGGATCGGTAACTGACTGGAGCTGGAATTTTGGTGATGGCACTCCTGCTGTAACAGGGGTAGCTTCTACTCCGCACAACTATATTGCAGGCAATATCTACAAGGTAACGCTTACGGCTACCTCAGATAAAGGATGTACCACTACAGGTGCTGCCGTTGATGTAACCGCTACCAGTGCGCCGATCGCAAGTGACAGCATCATCAACAGTGCTAACCTGTGCAGCAGCTCTCCGGTTACACTTATCGACCAGTCTGTGCCAAACGGATTTGGTACCGTTAGTAAGATCGAGATCTTCTGGAATGGGGTATCTGATGCTACCAACAAAACAGTAGACAATGCACCGGCTACCGGTGGCACCTATACGCACAAATATCCTGATCTATCTGCTGATCAAAACTATGAAGTGGTGATCAGGGCTTACTCTGCTTCAGGATGTTATAAAGACTCGGCAAGAACAATTGCGCTATTGGCTTCGCCTAGCTTAACATTTAATGCAATACCCGGTATCTGTGAAGAAAAAGATACCATACAGATCGATGTGCCGCAAGATGCCAATAACCTGCCGATACGTACTGCTTTCTTCAGTGGTGAAGGAATTACGGACAGTGCCGGTAGCTTCTTCCCTGCCCTTGCAGGACCAGGCAATCACCTGATCACTTATACCGATACTGCTACCAACGGTTGTGTAAGCAAAGCTTCCCAATCTGTATTTGTGTACGCTACCCCTACCATTAAAATGGATGCTACCAAAGCGGTAATGCTGGGAGATAAGATCAAACTCAATCCTACCATCACCGGTAATATACAAACCTACCTGTGGGATCCGGCTACTTACCTGGATGCTGATAATATTAAAGCGCCGATATCTACCCCTGCGGCTGATATCACCTATACACTTACAGTAACCTCTAAGGATGGTTGTGAAGCTGACAGCAGTGTAGCGGTAAAAGTATTGAAGGACTTTGGAGTGCCTAATACATTTACTCCTAATAATGATGGTATCAATGATAACTGGGTTATCGAAGAACTGCCGTCTTTCCCGATACAAAAAGTTCAGGTGTTCAACAGGTATGGACAGATCGTTTATGAAACCAAAAAATACAATCCGCTTGGATGGGATGGTACCTACAAAGGAAAACCATTACCGTTCGGTACTTATTATTACATCATCGAATTGAATGGAATGGTGGAACCTAAGGTCGGATATGTTACTATCATAAAATAA
- a CDS encoding T9SS type A sorting domain-containing protein, which produces MKKIYLLILCCLSLSGIIKAQVLSESFEEAGWVVGGTDVGGTVAGAIPTSSSAANTSWLYSAISVCSNTGTVTTLARSGKAVQVRTTGSSYIVTPIIKGGVASITVWVMPTSATTRFNIGIATSTNTTGVGQLSNSYSNTAGSGSTVSGIWSISYFSVGVNLTSGVWQQLSVTANVAATDDALVKFQRVSAGSVGIDDILISGGGPSAPVVTTTAPSSIGSTTATSGGDVTSDGGSAVLKKGVCWSTSANPKAYAPDTTVNGSGTGSFVSSITGLTAGTLYHVRAYAINAIDTAYGADLTFTTTIPTTDFYNVAGTDITIPGNWGTNTNGSGTPAANFTANGQVFHLLNTGGTMSGPLTITGTASKLIIENTFVATQTLNATTDVAAAGILTIKTATNPTFGTINTASTVNFDGAGTTASATNFGNLGLLNGGVLPVGSVGVFGTFNPGSTSSAVAGNNFSFNGTSAQTIPAFTFDSLIVNNTAGTSISGSSSVVAANKGISILQNLTIPAGDTLRPKGSNGVSYTVAASKALVVNGALDNQSTGTVTMTGTITVNSGGAYIMNAPVGNSAGFIPTGTYNAGSDIIVLQGAARIPATIGGNVTWSSTGAGSYLNGNTTIGGNMTVTNGQINHGSGGTGRSLTISGNLTVSGGRYDVLGTPGSGATNQTLTVNGNVNVTGGRLYASAGNTGTGTGTINIKGNLVHTSGSFGDSNIVNTTGLIVFNGTSNQNISSIGLSDTTSVTINNAAGVTLLTDFGPIGGTLTFTNGLIHTGANKLILDSMATTTGAGAGKYVHGNERKYFKTGSAISKTFEIGDATNYTPVDLTFASITGGGSITASTTAGDHPLVAISQLDGNLSVNRYWTLTNGGITFTTYDAVFNFIASDVDAGASTSSFIIGEYGLGGWTYPTVGTLTPTSSQLTGNTGFSDFAIAEVNALLPIKLEFINGIKSAAGNALNWKVNCTSTSITMQIERSANGTNFTTVNSITATQSRCSQPFDFMDAQPLAGTNYYRLKMIDIDGRISYSSIIAILNKAKGTEITGLYPSIIKNDATLSLVTAKAASMNTIITDMTGKLIKAATQKIAEGSSLIKVDCAGLPNGVYNLTGIIDGKVIKTIRFIKL; this is translated from the coding sequence ATGAAAAAAATCTATTTATTAATACTTTGCTGTCTCTCCCTGAGCGGAATCATAAAAGCCCAGGTACTATCAGAAAGCTTTGAAGAAGCCGGTTGGGTAGTAGGCGGAACGGATGTTGGAGGAACCGTAGCAGGAGCAATTCCTACCAGTAGCAGTGCCGCAAATACAAGCTGGTTATATAGTGCTATATCTGTTTGCAGTAATACAGGCACAGTAACCACACTAGCAAGAAGTGGAAAGGCCGTTCAGGTTCGAACCACGGGTTCAAGTTATATCGTAACTCCAATCATCAAAGGTGGTGTGGCTAGTATCACAGTTTGGGTAATGCCTACTTCAGCTACTACAAGGTTCAATATAGGTATTGCTACTAGTACCAATACTACGGGGGTTGGGCAATTATCCAACTCTTACTCAAACACAGCAGGGTCAGGTAGTACCGTTTCAGGAATATGGTCAATATCTTATTTTAGCGTGGGAGTAAATTTAACTTCCGGTGTTTGGCAACAATTGAGCGTTACTGCTAATGTAGCGGCAACAGATGATGCTCTTGTGAAATTCCAACGTGTATCTGCAGGATCAGTTGGAATTGACGATATTCTTATTTCAGGTGGTGGTCCTTCAGCTCCTGTAGTAACTACTACAGCTCCGTCTTCAATAGGCAGCACTACTGCTACCAGTGGTGGTGATGTTACTTCTGACGGAGGAAGTGCTGTATTAAAAAAAGGTGTTTGCTGGAGTACATCAGCAAACCCTAAAGCATATGCACCCGATACCACAGTAAATGGTTCGGGTACAGGTTCATTTGTCAGTTCAATTACAGGATTAACAGCGGGTACTTTGTACCATGTAAGAGCCTATGCAATCAATGCAATCGACACAGCTTATGGAGCTGACCTGACTTTCACTACAACTATTCCAACTACAGATTTTTATAATGTAGCAGGCACTGATATTACAATACCGGGGAACTGGGGCACTAACACAAACGGCTCTGGCACACCTGCTGCAAATTTTACTGCTAACGGACAAGTATTTCACTTGTTAAATACAGGTGGAACAATGTCAGGCCCTCTGACCATAACCGGAACAGCCTCTAAATTAATTATTGAAAATACTTTTGTTGCCACACAAACCTTGAATGCTACAACTGATGTTGCAGCAGCTGGTATCTTAACGATTAAAACTGCCACTAACCCTACTTTCGGAACAATTAATACTGCAAGTACAGTAAATTTTGATGGAGCAGGAACAACAGCCAGCGCTACTAACTTTGGTAACCTTGGTTTATTAAATGGTGGTGTTTTGCCAGTAGGTAGTGTAGGTGTTTTTGGAACATTCAATCCCGGATCAACTTCTTCTGCAGTTGCCGGAAATAATTTTTCGTTTAACGGTACATCCGCTCAAACTATCCCAGCATTCACTTTTGATAGTTTGATCGTTAATAACACTGCCGGAACTTCTATAAGTGGAAGTAGTTCTGTTGTTGCAGCCAATAAGGGAATCAGTATTTTGCAAAATCTTACAATACCTGCCGGAGACACGTTGAGACCAAAAGGTAGCAATGGAGTTTCTTATACAGTTGCTGCTTCAAAAGCCTTGGTAGTTAACGGAGCTTTAGACAATCAATCTACAGGTACAGTTACTATGACCGGTACTATCACTGTTAACAGTGGCGGTGCTTACATAATGAATGCTCCGGTTGGAAATTCTGCCGGTTTTATCCCTACAGGTACTTACAATGCTGGGTCAGATATCATTGTATTACAAGGTGCTGCCAGAATCCCTGCTACTATTGGTGGTAATGTAACCTGGAGCAGTACAGGAGCCGGTTCTTACTTAAATGGTAATACTACCATTGGAGGTAATATGACAGTGACCAATGGGCAGATAAATCATGGTTCAGGTGGTACAGGAAGATCATTGACCATTTCAGGTAACTTAACTGTTTCAGGTGGTAGATATGATGTATTAGGTACTCCCGGAAGTGGTGCTACCAACCAAACACTTACTGTAAATGGTAATGTAAATGTAACCGGTGGCCGTTTATATGCATCAGCAGGTAATACTGGTACTGGTACTGGTACAATCAATATTAAAGGTAATCTTGTACATACCAGCGGTTCTTTTGGAGATTCTAATATTGTTAACACAACCGGTTTGATTGTATTTAACGGTACATCTAACCAAAACATATCTTCAATAGGATTATCTGATACAACTTCTGTAACAATAAATAATGCTGCAGGTGTAACCTTATTAACTGATTTTGGACCAATTGGCGGTACGCTTACATTTACCAATGGATTGATCCATACAGGTGCAAATAAACTAATATTAGACAGCATGGCGACTACAACGGGAGCAGGTGCTGGTAAATATGTGCATGGTAATGAAAGGAAATATTTCAAAACAGGTAGTGCTATCAGCAAAACTTTTGAAATTGGTGATGCTACAAATTATACTCCAGTAGATCTAACTTTTGCCAGTATCACTGGTGGAGGTAGTATTACCGCCAGTACAACAGCGGGAGATCATCCACTGGTTGCTATCTCTCAACTGGATGGTAATTTATCTGTGAACAGATACTGGACATTAACCAATGGAGGAATTACATTTACAACTTATGACGCTGTCTTCAATTTCATAGCATCAGATGTAGATGCAGGAGCAAGCACCAGTTCATTCATAATTGGAGAATACGGTCTGGGTGGCTGGACTTATCCAACTGTAGGAACACTTACTCCAACAAGTTCACAGTTAACAGGAAATACAGGATTTAGTGATTTTGCTATTGCAGAAGTCAATGCACTCCTTCCTATTAAATTAGAGTTCATTAATGGAATAAAATCTGCGGCAGGTAACGCACTTAACTGGAAAGTTAATTGTACATCTACAAGTATTACAATGCAAATTGAAAGATCGGCTAATGGTACTAATTTCACTACGGTAAACTCTATCACCGCCACTCAATCCCGTTGCAGCCAGCCATTTGATTTTATGGATGCACAGCCGCTTGCCGGCACTAATTATTATCGTTTGAAGATGATCGATATAGACGGCAGAATTTCTTATTCTTCAATAATTGCCATTTTGAATAAAGCAAAAGGAACAGAGATTACAGGTCTGTACCCTTCAATTATCAAAAATGATGCAACGCTTAGCTTGGTAACTGCTAAAGCTGCCAGTATGAATACGATCATTACTGATATGACTGGTAAACTTATTAAAGCTGCAACTCAGAAAATTGCTGAAGGAAGTAGCTTAATAAAAGTTGATTGTGCTGGTCTTCCAAATGGAGTATATAACCTTACAGGTATTATTGATGGAAAGGTGATCAAAACCATTCGCTTCATTAAACTATAA
- a CDS encoding exosortase/archaeosortase family protein, producing MPENFNFFGDDVSLNKEIKSFFIKVVVFIIAWQLLYNLVLLPANIPDHFLTKITAHATVFSINDILRVTPTVTVGEFPIQERAIPIMENKRIILYIADGCNALDLMVIYLSIILLLPYYTWRRKMAFSIGGVIVINIANIIRCTLLYWVYRYHNPMFELNHKYIFTILLYLVIFCCWILFTRKGFNREKI from the coding sequence ATGCCTGAAAATTTTAATTTTTTTGGAGATGATGTTAGCCTGAATAAGGAAATAAAATCTTTTTTTATAAAGGTGGTTGTATTTATAATAGCATGGCAACTGCTATACAATTTAGTGCTACTACCTGCAAATATTCCGGATCATTTTTTAACAAAGATCACAGCTCATGCTACGGTGTTTTCTATCAATGATATTTTGAGGGTTACTCCAACGGTAACAGTAGGAGAGTTCCCTATTCAGGAAAGGGCAATACCAATAATGGAAAATAAAAGAATCATTTTATATATAGCTGATGGTTGTAATGCGCTGGATCTGATGGTTATTTATTTGTCAATTATTTTATTGTTGCCATATTACACATGGCGCAGAAAAATGGCTTTCTCTATTGGCGGGGTTATTGTTATAAATATTGCAAACATTATCAGGTGTACATTACTTTATTGGGTGTATCGTTATCACAATCCGATGTTTGAACTTAACCATAAGTACATCTTCACGATACTTCTTTATTTAGTAATATTTTGTTGCTGGATATTATTTACAAGAAAAGGGTTTAATCGTGAAAAAATTTAG